From Aspergillus fumigatus Af293 chromosome 3, whole genome shotgun sequence, a single genomic window includes:
- the orlA gene encoding putative alpha,alpha-trehalose-phosphate synthase subunit Tps2: MAANQDTPTKVPDGQPNPVMVGPGMKSLGEEAYTNASNATPSLETDKKHPLVNDAPSYFSQVPGTKQSSTVSDTALPGSPADAARDAKSPIELLRRLSLGRSPMIPDVDPREQYPGLNLTGRIISAAFCIPYKVGYRPGSDWDLKPRPGTSALFDSFAYLGSGETKWSHTLVGWTGEVEPIQDVSVPLQHIPVSSGARLPPALNGVAVPLNKAAAPVPVDSKQRPPSHPLLEGFRVSQEDRARLDAQLSSGRYGKIAPVWLSDESEEPEESSIFLEDQGRWRRYAEKELYPLLHYKQHGPTDGRSERKWWGDYVRMNRLFADRIIEEYQEGDIVWIHDYHLFLLPSLLRQRIPNIYIGFFLHAPFPSSEFMRCLAKRKEVLTGVLGANMIGFQTFSYSRHFSSCCTRVLGFDSNNAGVDAYGAHVAVDVFPIGIDVKAIQKAAYGYPEIEEAVVGLRTLYAGKKIIVGRDRLDSVRGVAQKLQAFEQFLERYPEWREKVVLIQVTSPTSVEEEKEDPENKIASQISNLVSTINGRFGSISFSPVKYYPQYLSQHEYFALLRVADVGLITTVRDGMNTTSLEYILCQHNTHGPLILSEFSGTAGTLSSAIHINPWDTTGVAEAINRALTMSPEEKKAQHVKLYKHVTTNTISTWSNHFVTRLLTNLSSFDQSVATPALDRAKLLKQYRKARKRLFMFDYDGTLTPIVKDPQAAIPSDRVLRTLKTLAADPRNAVWIISGRDQAFLDEWMGHIPELGLSAEHGCFIRQPRSDDWENLAESSDMGWQKEVMEVFQHFTERTQGSFIERKRVALTWHYRRADPEYGAFQARECRKMLEETVAKRWEVEVMAGKANLEVRPTFVNKGFIAARLVQEYGTDPAQAPEFVLCLGDDFTDEDMFRALKKSGLPAGHVFSVTVGASSKQTEASWHLLEPADVIGTISMLNNSSSAQEY, encoded by the exons ATGGCCGCCAACCAGGACACCCCCACCAAAGTGCCTGACGGCCAGCCAAACCCCGTCATGGTCGGTCCCGGCATGAAGTCTTTGGGCGAAGAGGCTTATACCAATGCCTCAAATGCCACTCCTAGTCTGGAGACTGACAAAAAACATCCCCTGGTCAATGACGCCCCATCGTACTTCTCTCAGGTTCCTGGCACCAAACAATCGTCGACCGTCTCCGATACCGCTCTACCCGGCTCACCAGCTGATGCAGCCAGGGATGCAAAGTCGCCTATTGAACTCCTCCGCCGTCTGAGTCTCGGCCGCTCCCCAATGATTCCTGACGTTGACCCGCGCGAACAATATCCCGGTCTGAATCTGACGGGGCGGATTATCAGCGCCGCCTTCTGTATCCCGTATAAGGTCGGCTACCGTCCTGGTTCCGATTGG GATCTCAAACCCCGTCCCGGAACTTCGGCCCTTTTTGATTCCTTTGCTTATCTTGGCTCCGGAGAGACGAAATGGTCCCATACGCTCGTTGGCTGGACCGGCGAGGTGGAACCAATTCAAGACGTCTCCGTTCCCCTGCAACACATCCCCGTCAGCTCTGGCGCAAGGCTACCGCCCGCACTCAATGGCGTTGCCGTTCCACTGAACAAAGCAGCGGCCCCCGTGCCCGTAGACTCGAAGCAACGACCACCCAGCCACCCGCTTCTCGAAGGCTTCAGAGTCAGTCAAGAGGACCGAGCGCGTCTTGACGCTCAGCTGAGCTCGGGTCGTTACGGCAAGATCGCTCCTGTATGGTTGTCGGACGAGTCCGAAGAGCCCGAGGAGTCTTCGATCTTcctggaagatcaaggccGATGGAGGCGATATGCGGAGAAGGAGCTGTACCCCCTGCTTCATTACAAGCAGCACGGCCCCACGGATGGCCGGTCCGAACGGAAGTGGTGGGGAGATTATGTCCGCATGAACCGACTCTTTGCGGACCGTATCATCGAGGAGTATCAGGAAGGTGACATCGTCTGGATCCACGATTATCATCTCTTCCTGCTGCCCAGTCTGCTGCGGCAACGAATCCCGAACATCTACATCGGATTCTTCCTGCACGCCCCGTTCCCCAGCAGCGAGTTCATGCGTTGCCTTGCGAAGCGCAAAGAAGTCCTGACGGGTGTCCTGGGTGCCAACATGATTGGCTTCCAGACATTCTCCTACTCGCGCCACTTCTCGTCCTGTTGTACGCGCGTCCTGGGCTTCGACTCGAATAACGCCGGCGTGGATGCTTACGGCGCCCATGTTGCGGTGGACGTCTTCCCCATCGGAATTGATGTCAAGGCCATTCAGAAGGCGGCCTATGGATACCCCGAGATTGaagaggcggtggtggggCTTCGTACACTGTACgccggcaagaagatcattGTCGGCCGGGATCGACTGGACAGTGTTCGCGGTGTGGcccagaagctgcaggcaTTTGAACAGTTCCTGGAGAGGTATCCGGAGTGGCGGGAGAAGGTGGTACTCATCCAAGTGACCAGCCCCACCAgcgtggaggaggagaaggaggaccCGGAGAACAAGATCGCCAGCCAGATCTCAAATCTGGTGTCTACCATCAACGGCCGCTTCGGCTCGATCAGCTTCTCGCCCGTCAAGTACTACCCCCAGTATCTCTCCCAGCACGAGTACTTTGCGCTACTGCGTGTGGCCGATGTGGGTCTGATCACGACCGTCCGGGACGGCATGAACACGACGAGTCTGGAATACATCCTCTGCCAGCACAACACTCATGGTCCGCTCATTCTCTCCGAGTTCTCTGGTACGGCGGGCACGCTGTCCAGCGCTATTCACATCAACCCATGGGACACGACCGGCGTCGCTGAAGCCATCAATCGAGCCCTGACGATGTCTCCGGAGGAGAAAAAAGCGCAGCACGTCAAGCTCTACAAGCATGTCACCACGAATACCATCTCGACCTGGTCAAACCACTTCGTCACCCGCTTGCTGACCAATCTTTCCTCCTTTGACCAATCGGTGGCAACGCCGGCGCTAGACCGAGCGAAGCTGTTGAAGCAGTACCGGAAAGCGCGCAAGAGGTTGTTCATGTTCGATTACGATGGTACCCTCACCCCCATTGTCAAAGACCCGCAGGCCGCCATCCCATCGGACCGAGTGCTGCGGACTCTGAAGACGCTGGCAGCGGACCCTCGCAATGCGGTTTGGATCATCAGTGGTCGCGACCAGGCGTTCCTGGATGAATGGATGGGCCACATCCCGGAATTGGGCCTGAGCGCCGAGCATGGCTGCTTCATCCGGCAGCCGCGGTCGGATGACTGGGAGAACCTTGCCGAGTCAAGTGATATGGGATGGCAGAAGGAAGTGATGGAGGTGTTCCAGCACTTCACCGAGCGTACGCAAGGGTCGTTCATCGAGCGCAAACGGGTTGCCCTGACTTGGCACTACCGTCGAGCGGATCCCGAGTACGGTGCCTTCCAGGCTCGGGAGTGCCGCAAGATGCTAGAGGAGACGGTAGCCAAGCGGTGGGAAGTTGAGGTGATGGCCGGTAAAGCCAATCTCGAGGTGCGGCCGACCTTTGTCAACAAGGGCTTCATTGCAGCGCGGTTGGTCCAGGAATACGGAACTGATCCCGCGCAAGCTCCGGAATTCGTCCTGTGCCTGGGAGACGATTTCACCGATGAGG ACATGTTCCGTGCGCTCAAGAAGTCCGGTCTCCCCGCTGGGCATGTGTTCTCGGTCACCGTTGGGGCCAGTTCGAAGCAGACGGAAGCTAGCTGGCACCTTCTTGAGCCAGCTGACGTGATTGGAACGATTTCGATGCTGAACAATAGTTCTTCTGCGCAAGAGTACTAG
- a CDS encoding 60S ribosomal protein uL15, which translates to MPTRFSKTRKARGHVSAGYGRVGKHRKHPGGRGLAGGQHHHRTNLDKFHPGYFGKVGMRYFHKTNQQFWKPTINLDKLWSLIPTETREAYLSGQKTDTAPVIDLLSLGYSKVLGKGRIPEIPIVVRARYFSRDAEQKIKEAGGVVELVA; encoded by the exons ATGCCTACCCGTTTTtcgaagacaagaaaagC TCGCGGTCATGTGTCGGCCGGTTACGGTCGCGTTGGCAAGCACCGTAAGCACCCAGGTGGTCGTGGTCTGGCCGGTGgtcagcaccaccaccgtaCCAACCTTGACAAGTTCCACCCTGGTTACTTCGGTAAGGTTGGTATGAGATACTTCCACAAGACCAACCAGCAGTTCTGGAAGCCCACCATCAACCTCGACAAG CTGTGGTCCCTCATCCCTACCGAGACTCGCGAAGCCTACCTGAGCGGCCAGAAGACCGACACCGCCCCCGTCATCgacctcctctccctggGTTACTCTAAGGttctgggcaaaggccgtATCCCCGAGATCCCCATCGTTGTCCGCGCCAGATACTTCAGCCGGGACGCTgagcagaagatcaaggaggccGGTGGTGTTGTTGAGTTGGTTGCTTAA
- the pld3 gene encoding phospholipase D gives MTDSAIAASALRDSENISNRLDPKGPDLLTVASGVKLGSPFLSQSENERSASHFRDGKADPTDERRIADDAQSIKENVNHANEGGGKPRSEKAGGLKDAWNDGQGEQPFLPSLRRPNESLDSPQQSPDHKQHQSTTPGAAVSPRRPSVQFTHETSDIDAAPEGTGSRPPSVLDDEPDSGLKGKQSIFTKLKSLASPSFTSHSRSASGATISDMRQTNTDLATPGSERGAFRFPDTLEEEGSDIDADAEESAGEQEVRQRRKKKKISRRQPEPQSAPQTEPNTPKTTRRPSFHLPASFGPFENYRANLFARRVSTGDFAQQREGVSEDEGRDRLNRDAWRRRIANARALTYGSRQADTPGNQEERRPSNFKRFTGLGGPSENAEGNAPHWRRHRAERGSSLSAQKWRQIKAGFKFMRRKPESTVDHAKSAELLAELTSGVPAALILASMFQRDEHGSKRIPILLEQLKVRVTDSKFEPHSGDRHLVFRIELEYGSGMTRMKWIIHRTLRDFANLHLKYKLHFGTQKYIQLRNTEGGQNLPRFPRSAFPYLRGVRGLESEIEDEEDEGGYETAAEATSGNERSGRRKQQQGQRRLSGGISRRQSSITNTEGETNAGPSGAAEPGQSTKREPYPERQRKKLEAYLQKMIRFLIFKADSNRLCKFLELSALGVRLASEGSYHGKEGYLIIQSSKGLDFRRALTPAMVKKRHSPKWFLVRHSYLVCVDSPEEMNIYDVFLVDPFFKLQTQKISLRNQKAKELAKSAKESARHPQHHTLRLENSERKLRLLARNERQLHQFEDSIRFMVNNTPWVKPNRFDSFAPVRQNCFAQWLVDARDHMWMVSRAINQAKDVIYIHDWWLSPELYLRRPAAISQKWRLDRLLQRKAREGVKIFVIMYRNINSAIPIDSEYSKFSLLDLHPNIFVQRSPNQFRQNTFFWAHHEKLCLIDHTVAFVGGIDLCFGRWDTPQHLLTDDKPTGFETPDGPKDADHCQLWPGKDYSNPRIQDFYDLDKPYEEMYDRNVIPRMPWHDISMHVVGQPARDLTRHFVQRWNYILRQRKPTRPTPFLLPPPDFDPADLEALGLDGTCEVQILRSSSMWSTGTPDVTEHSIMNAYVKLIEESDHFVYIENQFFISTCEIDGRKIENLIGDALVERIIRAHKNQEAWRAVIVIPLMPGFQNTVDSEGGTSVRLIMQCQYRSICRGETSIFGRLRALGIDPEDYIQFFSLRAWGKIGPQKQLVTEQLYIHAKCMVVDDRAAIIGSANINERSMLGSRDSEVAAVVRDTDMIWSSMNGRPYLVGRFPHTLRMRLMREHLGIDVDELMEHSIATEEELRKIQIAEEGSRSPENADKADSESLMMERQDERDMIERRHRIQDEFLSRSEDLHSFNHDVDWEQGNNPNLKANRKLTADPRVTSNAEHKKDVDGHGVDHLDIALEAGLADGRDSQMLEDSVEVLVSPIASEGKGTIRQPKLASQRNTQPGSPIARESSRESPSTTVHDADPTPVLDGLPAARHPALPGTNTENDNGLLSPSSDITDAAKYPHPLIPDLKHIFIDKDCMRDPVIDIFYLDTWQAVAEKNTKIYRAVFRCMPDSEVKSWKEYKEYATYGERFSEMQSQHSAKISQPSHQKPTGPPGTNTSAAGAGMRSLVAHSGSSGEVHATEHKGQQRPDEKREAREGGRDAVDRMQPDLAKQETLSSIDEKTALEVAEATGAGPTQSGRSEESGFNKEAAEQQEPQAVDYSEALNRNATNQTRRRRRRATTLSKREFHATDDVMDKQQAEELLNKVQGHLIMWPYDWLEKEEQGGNWLYTLDQISPLEIYN, from the exons ATGACCGATTCGGCGATTGCTGCCTCAGCGTTGAGGGACTCGGAAAACATTTCGAATCGTCTCGATCCCAAAGGACCAGATCTTCTGACAGTGGCTAGCGGTGTCAAGCTCGGTTCACCCTTCCTCTCCCAGTCGGAAAACGAACGCTCGGCCTCTCATTTTAGGGACGGCAAAGCTGATCCTACGGACGAGCGACGTATTGCAGATGATGCCCAATCAATAAAGGAGAATGTTAATCATGCCAACGAAGGAGGTGGAAAACCTCGATCAGAGAAGGCCGGTGGATTGAAGGACGCGTGGAATGATGGCCAGGGGGAGCAACCGTTTTTGCCAAGTCTTCGACGGCCAAATGAATCGCTTGACAGTCCTCAACAGTCGCCGGACCATAAGCAGCATCAGTCCACAACTCCCGGAGCGGCGGTTTCGCCGCGTCGTCCCAGCGTCCAGTTCACCCACGAGACCTCTGACATCGATGCCGCCCCGGAAGGAACTGGGTCAAGACCCCCGTCTGTCCTGGATGATGAGCCAGACTCCGGACTGAAGGGGAAACAGTCGATCTTTACTAAGCTCAAGTCCCTTGCTTCGCCCTCATTTACCTCTCATTCCCGTTCAGCTAGTGGGGCAACCATTAGTGATATGAGACAGACCAACACCGATCTGGCAACACCCGGTTCTGAGCGAGGGGCATTTCGTTTTCCCGATACtttggaagaagaaggtagTGATatcgatgctgatgctgaggaaAGCGCCGGGGAGCAAGAGGTTCGTCAgcgcaggaagaagaagaaaatctCACGGCGGCAGCCAGAGCCTCAGTCAGCACCTCAGACTGAACCAAACACACCGAAAACCACCAGGAGGCCGTCATTCCACCTCCCGGCTTCGTTTGGTCCATTTGAGAACTACCGCGCCAATCTCTTTGCGCGCAGAGTGAGCACCGGAGACTTCGCCCAGCAGCGGGAGGGTGTATCGGAGGATGAGGGTCGAGATCGCCTGAATAGAGATGCGTGGAGACGGAGAATAGCCAACGCTCGTGCACTTACGTATGGCAGTCGACAGGCGGATACCCCCGGCAATCAGGAGGAGAGACGACCGAGCAATTTCAAGCGTTTTACTGGGCTGGGGGGGCCATCTGAGAACGCAGAAGGAAACGCCCCGCATTGGAGGCGCCATAGAGCTGAACGCGGCTCGAGTCTGAGCGCTCAGAAGTGGCGGCAGATAAAAGCTGGGTTCAAGTTTATGCGTCGCAAGCCTGAGAGCACAGTAGACCATGCAAAGTCCGCCGAGCTACTAGCTGAGTTGACTTCAGGGGTGCCGGCCGCCTTGATATTGGCTAGCATGTTTCAACGGGATGAACACGGCAGCAAACGGATCCCAATCCTTCTGGAGCAGTTGAAAGTTCGGGTCACTGATAGCAAGTTCGAGCCTCATTCCGGTGACCGTCATCTTGTATTCAGGATCGAGCTGGAATACGGCAGCGGGATGACGCGGATGAAATGGATCATCCATCGTACCCTGCGAGATTTTGCGAATCTGCACCTGAAATATAAGCTTCACTTCGGAACGCAAAAGTACATTCAGCTGCGAAATACCGAGGGCGGCCAGAATCTTCCCCGTTTCCCTCGAAGCGCCTTTCCATATCTTCGAGGAGTCCGAGGTCTCGAAAGTGAGAtagaagatgaagaagacgaaggcggCTATGAGACTGCCGCCGAAGCGACCAGCGGCAATGAGAGgtctggaaggagaaagcaGCAACAAGGGCAACGCCGACTGTCAGGAGGTATATCCCGGAGACAATCAAGCATTACCAATACCGAGGGCGAGACCAATGCTGGGCCTTCAGGTGCAGCGGAACCTGGCCAGTCGACGAAGCGGGAGCCATATCCCGAGAGACAGCGGAAGAAACTTGAAGCCTATCTACAGAAGATGATTCGGTTCTTGATTTTCAAGGCCGATAGCAACCGTTTGTGTAAATTTCTGGAACTGTCTGCCTTGGGTGTCCGCCTTGCATCCGAAGGCAGCTATCATGGTAAAGAGGGATACCTGATTATCCAATCTTCTAAAGGCCTCGATTTTCGACGGGCGCTGACTCCAGCCATGGTGAAGAAGCGGCATTCACCAAAATGGTTTCTTGTCCGACACAGCTACCTTGTTTGCGTTGATTCGCCCGAGGAGATGAATATCTACGATGTGTTCTTGGTCGACCCGTTTTTCAAACTACAAACCCAAAAGATCAGTTTACGAAATCAGAAAGCGAAGGAGCTTGCCAAGTCCGCTAAAGAGTCAGCCAGGCACCCACAGCATCACACGCTGAGGCTGGAAAACTCGGAGCGGAAACTCAGACTGCTGGCCAGGAACGAGCGTCAGCTCCATCAATTCGAGGACTCTATCAGGTTCATGGTCAATAATACTCCGTGGGTGAAGCCGAACAGATTTGACAGTTTTGCCCCAGTGCGCCAGAATTGTTTTGCACAGTGGCTGGTTGATGCGCGTGACCACATGTGGATGGTGTCGCGAGCGATCAACCAGGCCAAAGACGTCATCTATATCCATGACTGGTGGCTCAGTCCTGAGCTCTACCTGCGACGGCCAGCAGCCATCAGTCAAAAATGGCGGCTGGATCGACTTCTTCAACGCAAGGCCCGTGAAGGGGTCAAGATATTTGTGATCATGTATCGGAATATCAACTCTGCTATCCCTATTGACTCGGAATACTCCAAATTCTCACTTCTCGACCTTCATCCCAACATCTTCGTACAGCGCTCTCCGAACCAATTTAGGCAGAACACATTTTTCTGGGCGCACCATGAGAAATTATGCCTGATCGACCATACCGTGGCTTTCGTTGGCGGAATCGACCTTTGTTTCGGAAGGTGGGACACTCCGCAACATCTTCTCACTGACGACAAGCCTACTGGCTTTGAGACGCCCGATGGACCCAAGGACGCAGACCACTGCCAACTCTGGCCCGGTAAGGATTACTCGAACCCGCGGATTCAGGACTTTTACGATCTGGACAAGCCGTACGAGGAGATGTATGACCGTAATGTCATACCCAGAATGCCATGGCATGACATCTCGATGCACGTTGTCGGTCAGCCTGCCCGGGATCTCACGCGGCATTTTGTGCAGCGCTGGAACTACATCCTGCGGCAGCGGAAACCTACCCGACCTAcaccttttcttctgcctccgCCTGACTTTGACCCTGCTGACTTGGAAGCTCTCGGTCTGGATGGGACTTGCGAGGTGCAAATCTTGCGCTCAAGCAGTATGTGGTCGACTGGTACGCCGGACGTTACCGAGCACAGCATCATGAATGCATACGTCAAACTCATAGAGGAATCGGACCATTTTGTTTACATCGAGAATCAATTCTTCATCAGCACCTGCGAGATAGACGGCAGAAAGATCGAGAATCTAATCGGAGATGCGTTGGTGGAGCGCATCATTCGAGCCCACAAGAATCAGGAGGCGTGGCGTGCCGTCATAGTTATCCCATTGATGCCAGGCTTCCAGAATACTGTGGACAGCGAGGGAGGAACCAGCGTTCGCCTCATCATGCAGTGTCAGTATCGCAGCATCTGCCGCGGGGAGACTTCAATCTTTGGCAGACTGCGTGCGCTGGGAATCGACCCGGAAGATTACATTCAATTCTTCAGTCTTCGGGCCTGGGGCAAGATTGGACCGCAAAAGCAGCTCGTCACTGAGCAGCTCTACATCCATGCCAAGTGcatggttgttgatgatcgggCCGCCATCATTGGATCTGCCAATATCAATGAGCGATCGATGCTGGGCTCGCGAGACTCTGAGGTAGCCGCTGTTGTGCGTGATACGGATATGATATGGTCCTCCATGAATGGCCGCCCGTATCTTGTCGGACGGTTCCCGCATACCCTGCGCATGCGGTTGATGAGAGAGCATCTTGGTATCGATGTTGACGAGCTGATGGAGCATTCGATAGCAACGGAAGAAGAACTGCGAAAGATCCAGATTGCCGAAGAAGGCAGCAGATCACCGGAGAATGCTGACAAGGCTGACTCCGAGTCCCTGATGATGGAGAGACAGGATGAGAGGGATATGATTGAGCGTCGGCATCGGATACAAGACGAGTTTCTCTCCAGATCGGAAGACTTGCACAGTTTCAATCACGATGTAGACTGGGAACAAGGGAACAATCCCAATCTTAAGGCGAACAGAAAGCTCACTGCGGATCCAAGGGTGACCTCCAACGCGGAACATAAGAAAGACGTCGATGGGCATGGGGTAGATCATCTGGATATCGCTCTAGAAGCCGGGCTGGCCGACGGTCGCGATTCGCAAATGCTCGAAGACTCCGTTGAGGTTCTGGTCTCGCCTATCGCTAGTGAGGGCAAAGGCACCATCCGACAACCCAAGCTGGCCTCGCAGCGGAACACTCAACCAGGCAGCCCCATTGCTAGAGAATCGAGCCGCGAATCACCCTCAACTACGGTTCATGACGCCGATCCAACTCCAGTGCTTGATGGATTACCAGCTGCCCGTCATCCGGCTCTGCCAGGGACCAATACTGAAAACGACAATGGCCTCCTGTCGCCGTCATCAGATATAACCGATGCGGCGAAGTATCCACACCCACTGATCCCAGATCTCAAGCACATCTTCATTGACAAGGACTGCATGAGAGACCCTGTGATTGACATCTTCTACCTGGACACTTGGCAAGCAGTGGCCGAGAAGAACACAAAAATCTATCGGGCCGTCTTTCGTTGTATGCCTGACAGCGAGGTCAAGTCATGGAAAGAATACAAGGAGTACGCCACATACGGAGAGCGCTTTTCAGAAATGCAGAGTCAGCACAGCGCCAAGATTTCTCAGCCAAGCCACCAAAAACCAACGGGACCTCCCGGGACAAATACAAGCGCAGCTGGCGCAGGTATGCGGTCACTTGTTGCTCACTCGGGATCGAGCGGCGAAGTCCACGCGACGGAACACAAGGGTCAACAGAGGCCGGACGAGAAGAGAGAGGCTCGCGAAGGTGGACGCGATGCAGTTGATCGAATGCAGCCCGATCTTGCCAAGCAAGAAACATTATCGTCAATTGACGAGAAGACTGCCTTGGAGGTAGCCGAAGCTACAGGCGCGGGGCCTACACAGAGTGGGCGCAGCGAAGAAAGTGGCTTTAACAAGGAAGCCGCCGAGCAGCAGGAGCCGCAAGCTGTTGATTATTCTGAGGCTCTGAATCGCAACGCGACAAACCAGACTCGCCGTCGTCGGAGACGAGCAACAACGCTTTCAAAGCGTGAATTCCACGCGACCGATGACGTTATGGACAAACAACAAGCGGAAGAGTTATTGAATAAGGTCCAGGGACATCTCATAATGTGGCCTTATGACTG gcttgagaaagaagagcaggGCGGAAACTGGCTCTACACGCTTGACCAGATTTCCCCTTTGGAAATTTA caattga
- a CDS encoding putative MFS monocarboxylate transporter: protein MAQDHTPDAVPVNEKDPPNQQLDDTTSDRFVPLAGFPRDEESGVNNGVDPRSKSLSRTTTNTSHIGTLAARTLSLVRTRESGKDIGPPPDGGLFAWTQVLLAHFVIFNTWGYINGFGVFQTYYTEHLGRPPSDISWVGSIQIFLLFFIGTLSGRATDAGFFKVTLATGALLEVFCIFMTSLCTEYWQLFLTQGVGQGIGCGLMFCPTVALMATYFTTKRALAIGIVACGSATGGLVFPAVVVRLLPQVGYAWTMRVLGFITLATLLPPVVFLKQRLPPRKSGPLVEWAAFKELPYLFFAIGMFLNFWGLYVGFFYIGSFGRNIIGVSETTSVYILLVMNGIGILGRLMPNTMADWYTGPLNMLIPFSLVTGLVSFCWAGVDEIHGLYAWSAFYGLAAAGIQSLFPATLTSLTTDLKKAGVRMGMVLSVVAVAALIGSPIAGALVQTAGGQYLYAQMFMGSAILAGTLTLIAARVAKLGFTWHRM from the coding sequence ATGGCACAAGATCACACTCCTGACGCTGTCCCGGTCAATGAAAAAGACCCTCCGAATCAGCAGCTCGATGATACCACAAGTGATCGCTTTGTTCCTCTGGCAGGCTTTCCCCGCGATGAGGAGTCCGGTGTGAACAATGGGGTTGATCCTCGGTCGAAGTCGCTTTCGAGAACCACCACCAATACCAGTCATATCGGAACATTGGCTGCCCGGACCTTGTCGCTTGTGCGGACCAGAGAATCTGGGAAGGATATCGGTCCTCCTCCCGATGGAGGCCTCTTTGCTTGGACCCAGGTCCTCCTGGCCCACTTCGTCATCTTTAACACGTGGGGCTATATCAACGGGTTCGGTGTCTTCCAGACATACTATACGGAGCACTTGGGCCGGCCTCCCTCCGACATCTCCTGGGTCGGCAGCATCCAGATtttcctgctcttcttcattggAACACTGTCAGGCCGTGCGACGGATGCCGGCTTCTTCAAAGTTACTTTGGCCACGGGAGcgctgctggaagtcttTTGCATCTTCATGACCTCTCTGTGCACCGAGTACTGGCAGCTGTTCCTCACTCAGGGAGTCGGTCAGGGCATCGGTTGCGGCCTCATGTTCTGCCCGACCGTAGCCCTGATGGCCACCTATTTTACCACGAAACGGGCTCTTGCCATCGGGATCGTGGCCTGTGGATCGGCGACGGGAGGGTTGGTTTTTCCCGCGGTCGTCGTGCGCCTGCTGCCACAAGTTGGATACGCCTGGACAATGCGCGTGCTGGGCTTCATCACCCTGGCCACGCTCCTCCCCCCCGTGGTTTTTCTAAAACAACGGTTGCCGCCCCGGAAGAGCGGCCCGCTGGTGGAATGGGCCGCCTTCAAGGAGCTGCCGTACCTGTTTTTTGCCATCGGGATGTTCCTCAACTTCTGGGGGCTCTACGTCGGCTTCTTCTACATCGGTAGCTTTGGCCGCAACATCATCGGGGTCTCCGAGACCACCTCGGTGTATATCCTGCTGGTTATGAACGGCATCGGCATCCTGGGCCGGTTGATGCCCAATACCATGGCTGACTGGTACACCGGTCCGTTGAACATGCTAATCCCCTTCAGCTTGGTCACCGGCCTAGTATCCTTCTGCTGGGCCGGAGTCGACGAGATTCACGGGTTATACGCATGGAGCGCCTTTTATGGTCTAGCCGCCGCGGGCATCCAGTCGTTATTCCCGGCCACCCTGACCTCCCTGACCACCGACTTGAAGAAAGCCGGAGTGAGAATGGGCATGGTGCTCAGCGTGGTCGCGGTCGCAGCGCTGATCGGGTCTCCGATCGCGGGAGCCCTGGTCCAGACGGCCGGTGGACAATATCTCTACGCTCAGATGTTCATGGGCAGTGCGATTCTAGCCGGTACACTAACTTTGATCGCTGCAAGAGTAGCGAAACTGGGATTCACATGGCATCGGATGTAG
- a CDS encoding PDGFA associated 1 family protein yields MAPRGRGKFSKPSRGGGKHFSRDVQPVDKDGNPVSLWREPGDDIPSSGEEDASEEASGSEESLDEDDVQAGPSTIAGSSAGPAAMTREERRAAAKAKKLAAIARRNNVAAQPGDLPPSDSEEEESDGGDDEDLLPANPNHTAKSRSQLHKDPAAAPEKAAGGDLSQLSRREREAIEAQQARERYMKLHAEGKTEEARADLARLALIREQREADRLRKLAEKEEKEALLREKAAAREREMKRREETKGKKKGGSKKGGSKKD; encoded by the exons ATGGCACCCCGCGGCCGCGGCAAGTTCTCCAAACCCAGCAGAGGAG GGGGCAAGCATTTCAGTCGCGATGTTCAACCTGTAGACAAGGACGGGAACCCCGTGAGCCTATGGCGG GAACCAGGCGACGACATCCCCTCATCGGGCGAAGAGGACGCATCGGAAGAAGCCTCCGGTTCGGAGGAGTCcttggacgaggacgacgtaCAAGCCGGGCCCAGCACCATCGCCGGGTCATCAGCAggaccagcagcaatgacCCGCGAGGAACGACGCGCCGcagccaaggcgaagaagctAGCCGCGATCGCGCGACGGAACAACGTCGCCGCGCAACCGGGCGATCTGCCTCCCTCGGactcggaggaggaagagagcgacggcggcgacgacgaggacctCCTCCCCGCCAACCCGAACCACACCGCCAAGTCCCGTTCACAGCTCCACAAGGATCCCGCGGCAGCTCCGGAGAAGGCCGCGGGTGGCGATCTGTCTCAGCTGTCTCGGCGAGAACGCGAGGCCATCGAGGCGCAGCAGGCCCGGGAGCGGTACATGAAACTGCACGCCGAGGGCAAGACAGaggaggcacgggcggacCTGGCCCGTCTGGCCCTCATCCGGGAGCAGCGCGAGGCCGATCGGCTGCGCAAGCTTgccgagaaggaagagaaagaagcgcTGCTGCGAGAGAAGGCGGCGGCGCGCGAGCGGGAGATGAAGCGCCGCGAGGAGAcaaaggggaaaaagaagggaggCTCGAAGAAGGGAGGCTCGAAGAAGGATTAA